A stretch of the Oenococcus sp. UCMA 16435 genome encodes the following:
- the rpmA gene encoding 50S ribosomal protein L27 encodes MLEKLQNLIKLAHHKGGGSSSNGRDSAGRRLGAKRADGQDVLAGTIIYRQRGTHIYPGNNVGRGDDDTLYALVDGVVRFERKGKTQRQASIYSREEYNTKLETTVQ; translated from the coding sequence ATGTTAGAAAAATTACAAAACCTAATTAAGTTGGCCCACCATAAGGGGGGCGGATCTTCGTCTAACGGACGTGACTCTGCTGGTCGCCGTTTAGGCGCAAAGCGTGCCGATGGGCAAGATGTTCTTGCCGGGACCATTATTTATCGTCAAAGAGGTACTCATATTTATCCAGGTAATAATGTTGGTCGCGGTGATGATGATACTCTTTATGCATTAGTTGACGGAGTTGTTCGCTTTGAACGCAAAGGGAAGACCCAACGCCAAGCATCGATTTATTCTCGTGAGGAATACAACACTAAGCTTGAAACAACGGTTCAGTAA
- the rplU gene encoding 50S ribosomal protein L21, translated as MANKYAVIETGGKQYRVEAGDVIFVEKLEANEGDKITFDKVLLADGKFGDPYVSGASVIGTIAKQGKEKKVVTFKYKAKKHGHVKKGHRQPYTKVLIESV; from the coding sequence ATGGCTAATAAGTACGCAGTTATTGAAACCGGCGGTAAGCAGTATCGCGTTGAGGCAGGGGATGTTATCTTCGTTGAAAAGCTTGAAGCAAATGAAGGCGATAAAATAACTTTTGATAAAGTTTTACTTGCTGATGGAAAGTTTGGTGATCCATATGTTTCCGGTGCATCAGTTATTGGAACGATTGCTAAACAAGGTAAAGAGAAGAAAGTTGTTACTTTCAAATACAAGGCAAAAAAGCATGGCCACGTTAAAAAAGGCCATCGTCAGCCTTATACAAAAGTATTAATCGAGAGCGTTTAA